taatcgattatttgtgtccgttatggggtttacaaaaaagtgataatcaattatatgatgtgataatcgattattcctgtatgactctgtgataatcgattattgccattccataatcgattattgcagttaaaaatgaaagtttacaaagtttacaagaatttcctactacatttaatctctacaaattgcttttaactaattctaatatcttcttcaactaaaacttcttgtagcatcatcaaaacaaatttcttcaagatttaccaatactccttattggtaacattatcaacatcaaattcaacatCACCAATATACATATAACAAATTCAACATGTTATACAACATCCATCATCATACAAAGCATCAAACACAACAATTGATTTCTATACCTCCAATCacataacaaaattttactTCAACAATTCAATATTCATACATTCTCTAACATGCACAATTAACATGACTTAAAGAACACTCTAGCTTCTCTTACCTTACACCAACGATACAAAGCTCAAACAACACTCCAATTACTTCTCACACAAGAAATTTCTAGAAACACCTACGAATCACCAATTAGCGATTGGAGACAAATCTTAAAACCCAAAATTAACCAATAATCATGGAAGAAGATCATTTGATACATGCAAAACAGTTCCTCTTTACTTGATCAAGGATCAAGAAAAGGAATAAGAAAAAAGGatgaaaacttacttgctctaaacaCCAAAAATTGATCAAATAGAATGGTAGACCTTGACGCCGTGATCGtctaggcacctcctgatcgtcaaataaCTTGAGATcaagaactcttagagagaaggtagagcactctagaaaagtgatttATAGAGAgatgatacattttaaaataatgaaactcgtttataacaaaactatttataataaaaccatttattattaaaataatcgaattctactatttttagactaccaccacttctaaaaCACCATTTTCTGGAGTTTTAcagtttttctaaaataatattatttaaaagtatgtaatatgaaaaaattattagtatatcttatcttaattttgaattaactattactttttttaataagtttacTCATTTGTTTATTAACTTATAatgtttgtgaaaatttttacttattcatttgtaaaattatatttttctgtcTTTCCACCTTTTCATACGAGTTATCTGGGTTTAAGATGATTATCAACTGtacctttttttattaattttaaaaaaaaagttaagtccAATTGTTTATGTATCACTTTCTGATTAAAACTATTCTAACACTAATATTTAATGCTAATTTTTATTGCGATGTTACTAAGATgaactttaatttcaattaaaaaataacagtaAAACCACTCAGAATTATACTTAtagattatttttcttttcagattTACATAAGCTTTGCAAGAATAAATATATGGTTTAAGTAATTGttctttaaaatgttataaCCTTTTGTTTTTAATCTCCATAAAATcttttttagtgtttaattcatGTATTCAAACATTGAGACAGCATGACAAGATAAGGAGTTTGAAACTAAGTAGAGAATCATCCCAAAAACAAAGTTTAAACTACTATGACGTGGCTGATAACATAGAAAATACACAtggcataaaaaaattatatgatcaAAGGCTTGAAATATATATACACTCACATGTTTtggataataaaaataattctgtTCTCAAATACCCAAAGACAATGAAATTTCAGCATGCCTCCTTGTAGGGGCGCCTAAGGTATTTTTTCATCTCATGTTCTTTTAATACTCCGGAATGTAAGATGGGTGAAGTTATCTACGAAAAATTATCTATTGATATTTATCTGCAAGAAGATTTCACTTTCACTTTTTCCACCGTTTATATTTCGTGAGAAGTTCACATCCTCAGAAAAAGTATAGTTATtgttcataataataatttattcccACCATATTTCTAtctttcctttttaatttttaatggaataaactatttttttaaagctGGTGCTGATATAGTCAAAGATATTAAAAGATAGAAGTATTCAATTTGTCTTGTTTACAACGATAATGTAGagatatatttatagatttagaAACAGAAACTCAGTATCTTATCGGGACCTACTACATAACCAAACATGTGAAACGAAAAGTATTTTCGTGAAAGAAACAAGCCCCTGTATCAACAATGAAGGAATAACCATGCAAAAAATGGGGGAGTGAAGCCCatgattaattatattgataaaaaaaaaattgacaacaaaTGAAACCACAAATGCTCTCGGTGCATGGAACTACGAACTAAAAGATTAACCATGCAAACACAAACTGTGGACACATTCAAGAACACACTCAACTAGAAGCAGTAGTACACAATATACAGCGCATTCGTGGGCCACCCGACTTggtttcttcatcttcaacgtCATCGCTAGCATCGTCCTCATAACCATTGTAACCATCATACATTCCTGCCTCTAGGGACGTGGTTTCTTTCTTGTTACTACTAGTGTAAGAGGAATCCATGAGACAAGTTGTATGATAACCATGACAGCAAAAGAAAACAATGACCGATACATTCTGTATAGAAAATGGATCAAAACATATACAACATCTTCCACCTCCCCTAGTCTTTGACTTCATCTCCATAGTTCTCAGACTCGGGGATTTCTCAAATACCTGAGAAGCACGAGTGTCACTCATTTTAACTCGTgtctcatcttcttcattaccTAAAGAAACTCCATGCCTTGCCTCGTTGTAATACTTGATTAAAAGATTGACACAGTCCGCCTATTTCAATAACAGCAAGACAGTGGGATATTGATCAGATTCAAGAATTTGGGCTCCAAAGGTCGAGCCAGAGGGAATAGGGAAGAAAAAACACCTTAAGGATATCATTGCACCCATGCCTGAGTGATGTTTCAGTCCTGTAGTCAGTGATAATCTTAACCAGTCGATCCCGGAGCCTATAGAAAGTAGATAGAGATATTACAGTCAGTGAACATAGTGCTTACCGACACATATCTCTATGACTTCAGGCCAGCACAAATCTTAGTAGTATTTTCGAATACAATCAATGATCTGATAACAAAGTTGACACTAATTACTTACCGAGGTATTTCCAACCCATTAGGAACCTTATTTACAATGTAAAGGGGATTCAGATTTCCAACCGTGTGCTCCAACAATATGCCCAcctattaattacaaaaatcaagCTTAAAACAGATCGAGAAAGGGTAGAAGTACAACATACTAGCATAATGGGTCAGTTATTTCTCTCTTtacttttttcaatttctaatcaaagttctaaaggttaataaaaacaaatttaggGTATTATTTAggtaaaaatatacaaaaaaatatgcctagattttttttctcacattatatttgtctttttttcatttttaaagcAATGTAGAGCACTAATTACAAAAAGAAGCCAATCTTTACATGGATAACAAGTAGTAACTAATCCTACTAAAACATCATATATGTGTGGTAAATCATCAAATATTCTAATACAACACAATGATTTCACATTCACGCCTGTAAAAAAGTTCAGTTATCATGGTACCATTTCAGGTTTGTGAAGGCATTGTTTGATCAATTCTTCCCAAAGTTCATCATCATGCTGCATGGTGACAAACTCTACAGCCTGCAAAATATCATGACCACTTCAAACATAAAATCACCACAGTTTTGGTTCATGATTTAGACGTTGTTTGAAACcaaactcattcaattgaaaacaaaaaataattacctCCTCTATATCCCCCAAATGGTTTATAATAACAGCTAGGGCTTGTTTTGAGTTTCCCATCCTTCCTAGAATGAAGACTTGCTCCCTCAATAGGTCCCTTTTAATGCAAATGTCATAAGCCTGAAAACAAATTTCAGAATTTGATTCACAATCACAGTACAAACTACTGTCAAAGTTTTCCATTGGTTCATCACCTTCTCAAGGGTGTAGTGTTGACTGCTACGGAGAAAAGGTAGTAGCATCTTTGGATCATAGTCTGCGTAGAGTTCTACCTATGCGGattatatgaaaaagaaattacattaaatgactgaaaagaataatttaatgaCGTTTACAAACCATTATTATTCATGTTTAGCTTCAGAAGACAGTTATTGAAGCAACCAGTCAAAACCAATGAGAGAAGGGTAGAGCAGTAAAGACTTGGCAAGAATCAGTATTAATACTAACAAAATAACCCAGGAGCCAAAAGGCTTCCTGTTGCTATGCAAAGGTATACGAAGGGTCATTGTATTCAGTCTTACCCTAGAAGGTGCAAAGAGACTGTTTCTGGATTTGAACTCATGACCAAGTGGTCACCAAGATGCAACTTTACGCTGCATCAGAGCTTGTCCTCAGCAATCAGCACTAATATTATGCTATTAAAATTGAGACAGAAATGGTGCAGCCGGAATACCGCAGAAATGTAGCACAAAAATAGGGCAATTGTCTTAGACTACTTAaagttcaattaaaaattagCAAACCTAGGATGAATCAGAATAGACACAATGACCTGATGATTCTAGTTCCAGGGCGCACAAACACACTCATGCACAACAATTAGAGATGCTATATATCCTTATGTTAAGAGTGGGACAGTTCCATGTTAAAGAAGCAGAACAGCGTGTCTAAAGCTAAAAACCCAAAGCTAAGGATTCCACCACACAAGGCCAAACTCAAGGTGAGAGAAAATCCCCTCAATCCATGGTCATACTTGTGAATAAAATGAACAGGTCCTGGATTTCTGGTAGCTCTTAAAGTCTTTTACTTATGGCATTTTCATTTCAGCCATGCTTTTCAATGTCTACCAAACTTTATGTCTtgataaagttattattttaacacTTAACATTACAATACACAACAACCATCCATGCGTTTTCACCTAATTCATGACATCAAATAGTTTTTGACACATCAATTATCGGAGACTCCATAACCTAGCAGGTGGATTGATTACATGGATAAACCACCTGTGTTTTAGTATAAACCTATCATTAACGAAACCATGTCATCTCTTTCCAAGGCTCACAGATTAGTACAAGTTGTGTTTGTTGTTGTCCATTGCCTAAgacaaatcattttttttatttgggcTTGGCAACAGTAACGTAATAATTTTCAACAGGCACATCATAAGAAAGTTATCCAAATATAATGTTAACTTTCAGTTGATACAGCACAAAGATTCTCTCAACAAAGAAGATGACTAGTGCACAAGGCTCCCTGACAAGTGGAGACTAAGGAGGGTCCACGTAAAGAGTCTTATTAGCCATGCAAGCAAAGAGAGATTTGAAAACATGATCTCCAAACTTTCAGTTATCTCATTGACAAGACAAACACTGGATAAACTTTCGAGCAAATACACATAAAAATGAGGACGAGACATTTGTTCCTATGACACTTATTCGTACTTCACTCAAATTCGTCATTGGTTAAAACCCTCTCTTGGTAGCCCCTTTTGAGACGTTGACAACCGACTTTAATACCAATTGATATGCACCCATAGACTTAGGGAAGCCACCTTTAAAAGCTAGTTGTTGTTAAGGAGAAAGAGCCAAACACTTAAATACTCCAGCAAACATTTCATGTTATTTGATGTGGGGCTTAGACACCAAATATTACCTAAGTCCCTATCATTGGATCTAACATTTCCTTGTTCCTGTACATTTGTCTTGGACCATAATCAGTTACAGTCAGAGTTATCACTCAATGAAGTTTGCTACTTTATTTTCTGTAAGAGAAACAAAGGTAGGAATGGTCGAGTGAAACTCCAAACGCCAGACACATGGCTTTCATCAAATGTAATTGTAAGTATTAAATACAGATTAACTTACAGCTTAGATTCCAAAGCTAAGGAAGCTTGCAAAAAGctaaatgaaagaaacaaaactaCCTGCATATCATGGAATTCTTTCCCAGCATGAGGATTTACTTCAAATAATGAATGAAGATATAGATGTAAAAAATATCTACGATCACTCTTATCATCAGCATTTAGAAGTTGCTTCACAACTTCGGGTGGACTTATTAAGTCTCTATTTTGGATCAACAAAGGAACTGCACGCTTGCAATCTAGCATCATTAATTGAACAATCTGCAcagaaaaacattaaacaaataagaattcaatgatcattatataaagaaatgaaaaccGATACAAACAGAACCAAACTCATACTgcttaaaaagaaaattcgACAACTCTATAAACAATTCTGGGAATAGTAAAATCTTACTCAACAAATCTATTATGGTACTTTGTTCATTAATCCTCAAAAAAAATATCAGATATAGCAAACATGGATACCCAGACCTTAATGTACCCAGAATGCCAGCAGATatatgaaacataaatttgTCAGGTAAGGTCTATGACCTATAGAGAAAACACAGACAGAATTCCAAGATTACCGTAACTTCTACAAAGCATAATTATACCTTTCCACGAATTGCATCATGTAGGTTATGTTTATCAATAAAATCAAATACTTCTGGTTTCATAAGCTGAAAaattcaaccaaacaaaaaagGAAAGTCAATTAGCTGTAATAACAAATAGACAATATGCTCTAGTATAAAGCATGCGTATAGCATTTAATACATGTCATGGCTGCCTGAATGCAAGAAGAATTACTTTGAACACTTACATCAGCATACAACAAGAAGGCCTTCTCATATTGCCCATTGATTACATACAACTCTGCCAGTGCCtagaacaattttaaaaattattaacataaatatgtggttaaCAGATTAAAAAATGCAAGTATGATTGATCAGACTAACCTCCTTAAGTGAATCAGTCATGGACGAAGTATTTAGCTGAGGTTCAATGGCTGAAATTACAGGTAATGCAGAATAAATTACAGAAGGCCAGGATTTTACAGTGGACAAGAGATCCTTATGAAAAGAAGAATTTGTAGCCAATGCAACAAGAGCAACCTGTAGAACCAAAAGCAGCACACAAGATTATGTATACCAAGCAAGTTAATTACAGATACTGAGCAAGCACATTAATTGTGACAGAAACCACTTTGTTCTAGCTAACCTCATAAGCAGTGTCACGTAGTCTGGGGTTTTCTGTAGGCATGTAAGGAACTAAAACAGGTAGTTGACGAAGATGTGCAAAATGGAAAACCCATCTGTTTGAAAGCAGTTCATTAAACACCAATTACAAATCAGAACACAGTAACAGACTAGCAAACAATGACATGTTGTACCTCTCCCAAGCTGGAGCTGATCCCCGAAGCAACTTGGGACACAGAGATGCTGCTTCACTGTATTTTCTTTCCACAATCAGATGATCAAGGTACCTAGATCCCACCTGCAAAGATAGtgggaaaaattaaaaacttctCATAATACTCAAATGGACAAATTCAACTACAAGGTAACAAAGCATATACACAATATATTTATCCactgtaatttattttataaaaaagaactCATTAAAGAGAAGAAAAGTACAATAAGGGATATCGAAAGCCCGGTAAGGTACCCTCAAGAGTAAAGACTTTCAAATAACTAAACTAAAACAAGCATAAGAATTACCACTTGCATCAAAATAGTCTCGAGGAAACTAGACATTAAGCTTCAATACCAATCAAGTTGTTTCAAGTTTTATATAGATCTACCCTGAGCAGGTCAACAGTTTTACTTTACATAATCTAGTCACCACTAATTATATAGGAAATTActataaaattcatttcatttcatcttAAATGTCTATATAGTGTTATTGCTAGAAAAaacaaatgataataaattaatagattTCTAGAAAAACAAAGTAGTTGAGGAGGAGCTTTCAAAAACATACAATCAACTAAAACAAGTGCCTACATATGCAATTGTGCATATCATATTCCAATTATGTGCCATATATGTGCCCTTTATTGAAAGTTAGATTGAAATAGGATAAACCATAATACCTCATCAAGTAGTTCACTTCGTCCCTGACCAGATTCAACCACAGCCAATGCTTTTTCATGCCACCCATGCTGAAGAAGCCACGCAATATGATCTTCAGTATCCCTGATTATTAAAATGCatcaatttttctaaattatctaTCTTAACTTTTTCAGATCTTTACAAAAACTTGGAAATAAACATGATATTTAAAGGCTTAGTTGCACTTTTTATCACTCAACTTTGGTACTTCTGCAAATTTTCCATCTTTCGTTTATTGTaccatataattaaaaaaataaatgtattttactaATCCGTCAATTGGCAAACAACTCAGAGGACATGATTATAAAACAAGTTGAAAATTTAATGTTGGCCTATGTAGCATGGCACTGCATGTTAATTCTACTGTTAGTGTGTGTGTTGTGGACATTAACCCTGGCCTATCACCATTGTCAACACCATAAACCCTAACTATCTGTTTGAACTTTACTTATCAGTTTTCAGAAGCTAGTCACAATCTCAAAAAATGGATGGCCAACATCTCTCCCTTCACCATCATCATCGACCTCAACACCTCCATCACCATTCTCTCCGGTATTCCCATATGTCCACATCGCCTCCCTTggctaaaatatattttttgtttcagatTTTCAGCACACACCACCATAAGAAGAATCAAATGAACAGccatgttgtcaaaaaaattgaaGACTGTTTAGGGGAACATGCTCAATCTGTTGATAAAGTAAGAGAATTGTGGTTGAACTAGGTTCCAATTTGGGTTGGAAACAATGACTTGATGCGACCCAGGATCAACAAATTTGCAATCCACACAAAGAGGCCATCATTATTATGGACGAAGCCAAGGGCCATGCATTGGACTTAGGCACATAGGAACATGAGGATTTTTGTTCAGAAATTGCTAAACATGAATGACCTCTCACCCTAAGAAAAATAGTACTGGAAATTACTGTTTTACCGATTGCATCTTGATGACTCCAGGTGGTGACAAAGGGGGAGGAAAAAGGTATTTTGGTGAAAGATGAGGACTTTGAGGGTTTTGACTCTTTTGGTTTTGCATTGGAGTCTTAGGTGGAAGAGCTGGGAAGGGTTTTTGTTGAGAGAGTGTGTCTGTGTTTATGTGGTCAGGTTTTGAGTCGGATCCTGGGGGTTGGACTTGGGCTAGGAGAGGGTGGGTGGGTGGGGGAGCTTACAAATGAAGGTTTGAGACTTAAGTGGGTTGGAGAAGTTGGCAAACACACAAAAGGAAATATCCGATGTGGATGGGAGTTAGTGGAAGGGGCACTTGGAACTCCAAGAGGTATGAGGAGAAGTGGTACTGCTGAAGACCCTTTTGAGGAAGAATTAGTAGAGCCACATTCTCAAAAGGTTGGGGTTGGAGTAAAGGAAGGAGGGCAGTCCCAGTTGAGGTAGGGATTTGGGTGGCAATAAAGAATTGAGAGTGGAGGGATGGGTGGTGTGGGAGTCCTTAGGATGTGTGGGCTAAGGCTCGAGAGAGGAGGGTAGCcatatatatttagatttagtGCATATGATCATGCCGACATGGAATtgtatcaattattttatttattggcAACATTATGATTCATAGTTGTTTGCCAATTGAGGGATTGGtaaaatgtgtttaattttttaacttatatggTACAATAGGCTAAAAAAAGTTCAGTGACAAAATTCGTGGAAGTGAAAAAGTTTAGTGGTAAAAAGGGCAATTACGTCTGATAGATATATTGCGTTTTGTGTTAATTAGGGAGACCTAGACATTTGATATTGGTAGatattgttgatattgtttgtaacaatatcttctatttaccatatttatgtttggttgtcatatatacttgtatcattcttcattataaatatattatcctGTGTATTTTAGACACAAGGGAAATTAACCCTATACCTAGTTTTTCTCTATATTCAACATCTATcttaaatgtattaaaaaaattccagCATATTGTTTTAGCAAGAACTTTTAGATGAAGAATACACcctatttgtttttatttcaaatgATATAGCTTCTTACAACCACAACAACAGCATGCATTACTGAGGAAATTAAGGGAGGTTAAAATTTCCAACAACAAAGTGTACAAGTGTGAAGGGTAACATGGACAGATGACAGCATTCAGACATCAATATTTTCCCTCTAAAATGAGTGACAAAAGTACGTTCCTTAGACTATATGATTCTGAAATTCTATAATCTATGTGTGAAAATCAATAATATAGGAATATTAAACATAACACAACTATCAATAAACTGGACAACGATGATAACCAAATCAAGCTACTCCAATTAGAATTAGAACATTTGTCCGTGCAAGAAATCAACTGACAACAACCATATCTTGTCTTAGAAAATACAAACAAACACAAGACAGCATATATCATGCTAAGTGGATATGATGAGGTTCAAGACAACTTTTTATCATAAGATGATTTCTTTTCTTACTAAATCCCTCCCCTTTCCTAGAGGGTGGACATGATGAACAGTTTAAACTACAAATATTATCATCTTTCAATGCATAATAAATAAAGGAAACATCACATATTATGTATTGGTAATAAACATGTTGTCAACATCCCCCTCAATACTTTTATGGCCACAAGTCATACACAAATGCatccaaaaattaaaacagtaaaatagataaagaaattgaaatcaACCTTGGCTTGGCAATAACTACATCCTTCAGAGATACAATATAGTAAAGTGGTTCATCACCTGCAGCCCACTGACCGCCAGCATAACTGCTACCTACATTTGAATGAAAAACATTATTACGCAGATTTCAGGAAACAATATGTTACTAAGGTGTATATTAGAAAGGAGGAGCTCAGAGGATTCAGGTCTCTCAGGGAGGGAATGAATGAAGAAAAGATTTTGGGAGAAACAATAAAGAGAATTAAGATCCCATGAAGAAAATGGTAAATGCAGCCAGATTACCACTGAGGCAACCAAGGGGAACTGGGGGAGGAAAAATTCATACGTGTGGCTATTAAAAGAAAAGGGATGAGAAGACgggagaagaaaaaatgaagagtAGGGTTGTGCACAATCCCTTGAACATTACATGTCACCTATTTTCTATCAGCTGTTTCGTCTCTCACTATAAATATCCTTTATGCAGGCAGTGATATCATATTAATGTCTGTATCAGTGGAATGAAATACAGCATATTCAAAATAGCTGAATATGCTTCAAAACATCACAAACAAA
The Vigna angularis cultivar LongXiaoDou No.4 chromosome 5, ASM1680809v1, whole genome shotgun sequence genome window above contains:
- the LOC108340375 gene encoding vacuolar protein sorting-associated protein 41 homolog gives rise to the protein MAPFPSENGVEGDDEREEEDEEEEEDEEEVEDEEDEEEPRLKYQRMGGSIPSLLASDAASCIAVAERMIALGTHGGTVHILDFLGNQVKEFSAHASVVNDLSFDTEGEYIGSCSDDGSVVINSLFTDEKLKFDYHRPMKAVALDPDYAKKMSRRFVAGGLAGHLYLNSKKWLGYRDQVLHSGEGSIHAVKWRASLVAWANDAGVKVYDTANDQRVTFIEKPRGSPRPELLLPHLVWQDDTLLVIGWGTSVKIASIRTIRAANGSFRQVPLSGVAQVDIVASFQTSYFISGLAPFGDALVVLAYIPGEDGDKDFSSSAPSRQGNAQRPEVRIVTWNNDELSTDALPVHGFEHYRAKDYSLAHAPFSGSSYAGGQWAAGDEPLYYIVSLKDVVIAKPRDTEDHIAWLLQHGWHEKALAVVESGQGRSELLDEVGSRYLDHLIVERKYSEAASLCPKLLRGSAPAWERWVFHFAHLRQLPVLVPYMPTENPRLRDTAYEVALVALATNSSFHKDLLSTVKSWPSVIYSALPVISAIEPQLNTSSMTDSLKEALAELYVINGQYEKAFLLYADLMKPEVFDFIDKHNLHDAIRGKIVQLMMLDCKRAVPLLIQNRDLISPPEVVKQLLNADDKSDRRYFLHLYLHSLFEVNPHAGKEFHDMQVELYADYDPKMLLPFLRSSQHYTLEKAYDICIKRDLLREQVFILGRMGNSKQALAVIINHLGDIEEAVEFVTMQHDDELWEELIKQCLHKPEMVGILLEHTVGNLNPLYIVNKVPNGLEIPRLRDRLVKIITDYRTETSLRHGCNDILKADCVNLLIKYYNEARHGVSLGNEEDETRVKMSDTRASQVFEKSPSLRTMEMKSKTRGGGRCCICFDPFSIQNVSVIVFFCCHGYHTTCLMDSSYTSSNKKETTSLEAGMYDGYNGYEDDASDDVEDEETKSGGPRMRCILCTTASS